Below is a genomic region from Spirosoma radiotolerans.
CGTTATCCCAGTAGTTAGCAATACGCCATTGATCGCGTGTGCGCATAGTGGCTATATCGCGCACTTCGCTGAGCGCTTTCTGAAAGTCAGCCGAACTGGTAGCGGGGGGCGCAGCCGGAATGGCCTGAAAAATAGCCGTCGAATCGAACCAGGTTTTCACCTTACCCGCCAGGGGCAGAACGGGCGAGCGGGCAGGCAACTCCAGACTACGCCACTTTTGATCGTAAGGAGCCGATGCGAGCTTTGCCTGCCAACTGTTCGTTGCGTCGATCGATGGACTGAAACGGTCCGTTTTGGCCCGATCAATGACTTTGGCGGTCACGGCAGCCGCCAGTTCTTCGCCAGCTTTTACATCGCTGGGCACGTTGGTTCCTGCCCAAACCCGGCTTTGCTTGTGCTCTGCCGCTTTGGCCTTCAGAAAAGCCACTTCACTCGGGAATAAATACGTCAGCACCTGACACGACGCTTCGGCAATGGCCGCGTCCTCCGACGGATACGAGGGCACATCCACCACCGGAATCCTCGTGATAACGCCCTGGCTTTCCAGAGAGGGTCGATTATACTGGTATTTGGCTCGCCAGGCAACAACCAGCGCGTCGTATTGCGCAACGCTCAACAGGGCATATACCCGAGCCGCATACGGCGACCCGGCATACTGGTTAGCTGCATCAGAGGTGACAACCTGCCCCGTTGCATTGTCATAACCGGGCGGGGTATTGTATTTGGCTACCAGTTGCCGGGCAATCTGATTCCAGCGCAAAACGCCCCCGGCTGCCCAGTAGTTGACCGCCGTATTCTGTTCCGGACCAGCGCTCAGCAGCCCGTTTTTCACATCGCTCAGCTCTTTCTGATACGCATCAGACGTAATGGCTGTAGGTTGGGGGACGGTAATGTCGGCGGCCGATTTCAACACAATCGTGCGCCACGTTCCGCCGTCGGCATCTGGGGAGCCCGGCGCGGTAAAGGGCAAAATACCTTCATCGATGGTTGGTTCTTTACAGCCCGTTACCCAGATCAGCAACGTACTCAGCAGTATAGACGAAAATATAAGTTTCATAGTTGTAGAACGTTCGTCTGGAGCTACACCCCAGGCCGGAAAACAGTCAAAAATTGCGGAAGCCTAATTGTTAGCGGTCCAGTGGCCAATAACAATGCCGCCATTGACCTGTGTTGTTTTGCCAATATTACGCCCATCCAGTGTAGCGCTGTAGCCTGCCAGTAGCCCAAATTGCTTGAGCAGGCGCACGTAGGCGGTTGCCCCTACCCTGGTGAAACCAACGGCATTCGTCGGAAAGGGAACACCAGGACCGATATCCGTACCCCGGTTGTGGGGCGTTTGCTGCTGCCCCCAAACATCGATGTTAAACACCTTCGATACGATTCCTCCGCGCACGATGATCTCGGTCACGTCGGGTACGTTGACGACGGAACCACTGTTTGGGTTAAGCTGACTAGGGTCGTAATAATTGACGGTATGATCGAGCGTTACCTGCCCATTTCGGATGTAACCGTACTGACCCGTTATAAAAAACGACCGCGCCTTAAAATGCAGCATGGTGCGCCCATCGAGATTACGTGACCCCCGGCCAATGGCAACCAGCGCATCGTTTACATAGTTTTCGACCGGCACCGAGTACCCTACGGCGAATAGCCAGGAGAGTTTGGTCTTGCCAAATTTGTAGTCGAAGGCTTCCCAGCGTAGCGTAGCGGAGGCATCCTGAAAGCCTTCCTGTTTGGGCGAATAGCCAGCACTGGCCTGTGTACGAACGTAAGGAACCGCCACGATCAGGTCGAGGTCGTAGCCGAGCCCATAGGTGCCAACGAGGGTGAGGGCCTGGGTGGTTACAGTGCCAAGGTTCGGATTTTTTGTTTCGGTTTTATTGACATAATACGTGTCGAAGGTCGACTGGGAACCGATTAGGGCTAGACTGGCCTTTCGTTGGCCACGCATAAATCCGTCTATTAACCCCTGCGCCTGGGTTTTCGAAGCGAGGTTCAGCAGTACCAGCACACTGGCAGTAACGGTTATTAATCGCATAAATCCATTTTAGGTTGAACAAAAGTAGTCGTTCAGGAGGAGCATATCCTATGAACGACCGTTTTCCTCGTTAGTGGTTAACCGAACGCCGGATTTCTTCGATTTTCTTGCCGAAGTAAAAAAAAGTACCCCAGCCATAGAATGACTGGGGACTATCAACCTAACCTATGATAAAAACGTAATTATTCGATTATAAGCCCGAGCCATCGGCTTTGCCTCGTGCTACGGCATAGGCGCCAATATTTTTCCCGCAGGCAAGTCCTGCCGAGCAGTCGAACCGGTAGTGAATCAAGCCGTACACACGCGAATCCGAAGCTTCCTGCGCTTTTGCCCAGAAATCGTCGGCCTGATCGGGGAAGATGCTGCCCAGTACGACGGCTGCTGCCGCCGAAAAGGTTGAGTGTCCTGATGTATAGGACGGAAAATTAGGCAGCCCCACCGATGTTTTCATACCAAACTGCTGAGGCCGGGGATAATAGTAAAACGACTTTGTATCCCAGCAGCAAACCCCCGCATCCATCAGCGCGGTGCTAACCAGCGCCAGCGTTCGGGCCATGCGTACCTCCGAGTATTTCGCATCATTCGCTGCATTGGCTGCGGTCCGCATCCAGTGACCGGGGGGCGTGTAGCTCCCGGCTCCATCAGCCCAGTAATTAGCAATGCGGGCTTGTTCGCGGGTTTGTCCTTTATTGATCGTTTTGAGTTCGTCCAGGGCCGCCGTGAACTCCGGGCTACCAATGGCCGGTGGTGGGCCAGGGCGAAGTTTAACTTTCGTAGCTGCATCGAAATTCCAGTTCTGTACAGCCCCATAATTGGGCAGCATCGGTGGGCGGGCGGGCGTTTCCTGACTCACCCACACCTCACTTAGCCCCCGTGCTTTGGCATCGGCGATCATACCCGCCGTAAGGGCCTGGTTGTTGGCCGCGCTCATGCCATCCGTTTTAGCACGGGCCATCACCTTGGCCGCTACCTGGTTTCCTAAATCGCCACCGGCATTCAGGTCACTCATGACATTCATACCAGCCCATAGGCGGCTGTTGCGGTGTTCGGCCAGTTTCGCATCCAGATACGGTACTTCGCCTGGAAACATGGCCT
It encodes:
- a CDS encoding phosphatase PAP2 family protein, which encodes MKLIFSSILLSTLLIWVTGCKEPTIDEGILPFTAPGSPDADGGTWRTIVLKSAADITVPQPTAITSDAYQKELSDVKNGLLSAGPEQNTAVNYWAAGGVLRWNQIARQLVAKYNTPPGYDNATGQVVTSDAANQYAGSPYAARVYALLSVAQYDALVVAWRAKYQYNRPSLESQGVITRIPVVDVPSYPSEDAAIAEASCQVLTYLFPSEVAFLKAKAAEHKQSRVWAGTNVPSDVKAGEELAAAVTAKVIDRAKTDRFSPSIDATNSWQAKLASAPYDQKWRSLELPARSPVLPLAGKVKTWFDSTAIFQAIPAAPPATSSADFQKALSEVRDIATMRTRDQWRIANYWDNGTNTYSQSGQWNFLVEDLTRQNSQNELRTARTYALMNRAIQDATTAAWYTKYTYFTPRPSQVDASIKTATVIPNSPGYVSDQAAVSAAATTVLAYLFPDESTNLAAQAAEAAMAELYGGTSFRFDTEAGAKLGAFIGQTAVAGAKADGAK
- a CDS encoding phosphatase PAP2 family protein — translated: MKKYSQLLTISCVLIGLSAAVISCDKSISEPQRVGYTPASIDDKAGTWKTYVLTAPTDVTVATPASVTSAAYLAEVADLKSKSASLTQEQQEAVVYWGTGAVYRWNEIARELAARYNVPPASTADGKYPVPDAANPLADPRFPFANPPYTARAFAYLSVAQYDALVAAWNYKYTFKRSAPSKVDATIRVALPTSALPAYPSEDAVVAAASYTVLKAMFPGEVPYLDAKLAEHRNSRLWAGMNVMSDLNAGGDLGNQVAAKVMARAKTDGMSAANNQALTAGMIADAKARGLSEVWVSQETPARPPMLPNYGAVQNWNFDAATKVKLRPGPPPAIGSPEFTAALDELKTINKGQTREQARIANYWADGAGSYTPPGHWMRTAANAANDAKYSEVRMARTLALVSTALMDAGVCCWDTKSFYYYPRPQQFGMKTSVGLPNFPSYTSGHSTFSAAAAVVLGSIFPDQADDFWAKAQEASDSRVYGLIHYRFDCSAGLACGKNIGAYAVARGKADGSGL